In Paenibacillus hexagrammi, the following are encoded in one genomic region:
- a CDS encoding fascin domain-containing protein — translation MLTAGNSQNSALVPNKDDLNDAELFEIIYNGDGTISLKTTSSRTNESFYVHVESNQLNKPIKANSARTYGDEEKFYLNFFDFYETD, via the coding sequence TTGCTGACTGCAGGCAACAGCCAGAATAGCGCGTTGGTTCCTAATAAAGATGATCTTAATGACGCTGAATTGTTTGAAATCATATATAACGGTGACGGAACTATTTCATTGAAAACCACATCTTCAAGAACGAATGAGTCATTTTATGTTCATGTTGAATCAAATCAACTTAACAAACCGATTAAAGCGAATAGCGCAAGGACTTATGGAGATGAAGAAAAATTCTATCTGAATTTCTTTGATTTTTACGAAACCGATTAA
- a CDS encoding DUF5057 domain-containing protein produces the protein MIFTKPIKVLEIKDIEKPSSGSDPTDVTSDLKSLFLNNNFIQIETMSMKKFVSLREELDGKYDAIYFGKSLFNPEHPVDKPSNTSDQAPLNTRYLENDITNLKANEITSAYINKGLPVIVFSDSNTDNISNNKRGAIYQGKISNGNWVQNRGKLYNLFKPYYPSVKDNVIFVNTSDISSLDSFLSKTNLYVRGNVRPQLTMTNTPYNYSTSSLRNDPFNESSTAYNQQIYHSGDTLNFDFKVTNVKNIDQRNLVANLYIGKDSVLAYDATQLVDSVPVKSLTNNRLKFTLPHGYSGLYYYKIELVDQTSVGKLKDIYTGVFRLQDQAPVIKVLQVIPKSQKSQQTSSLLKSSNLNQSYLKTKDYDIQITVTDFETFNQTGYQTLNSIYDMLIFGFNDDYNKTSRDFGVEAAQAIEQFIQTGQGVMFTHDTIHNSGPMWLTYFKDDTGQTGVNTEFGRNAKSTSTKTKKVNEGLLTQFPFYISDLTPTVAETHSQNFGLDLEDPKVVPWYTIDNSLRDTDDSWYHYYTYSKGNVTYSGTGHLFIDTSLRSGGSFPDWEQKLLVNTMYRAFIGSNHKPTLEILSPEPFSSSARNYIASSSDISVSYKADDLDLTDKDVTTSIAFKYKNSNGSDITQTVLDNFNSPKGETINKTFSNPLAASGGDLTIVVSTKDASGAMEVKEVAVKVLSSTQLTPNRNISSEKVEKNGIVTLSYSIDPTARNYSAAVDANDLTITGLHFKEKFPANLDIISIPSGFTRSGSLSSGFTLEGNLQDIPYKKVGNKFVADSSTFTITVRPTKNGDYSLSNSNLSYNDYTSGQQNVLFSNKVITAYTKLTSLALSNVTIAKGDKTKLLPTYAPDDATYHNNEHFTWSSDAPSIVTVNSNGEITGVSAGTAKVTATANDGSGLRATATVSVIQPGLNITGPTEVAVNASIQLQAALVTANEKVTSIQWTSSDPTIASFTDGNKITGVLAGLNPGEVTISLSIQTDQGHTYSATYTVNVVKPLTTLSLQDKVIRVNETSVLSPTFAPLDATNTRFTWNSSDASTVTVDSNGNIKGLKTGQATITVSATDSSGLVGKAVVTVKQPTFIVTGPSLLAVGGSNITLEGLLDTANETATIVDWNVSDDDQKKPDLLITVI, from the coding sequence TTGATTTTTACGAAACCGATTAAAGTATTAGAAATCAAAGATATCGAAAAGCCTTCGAGCGGATCTGATCCAACTGATGTAACGTCAGATTTGAAGAGTTTATTTCTGAACAACAATTTCATTCAGATTGAAACCATGAGCATGAAAAAGTTTGTTTCGCTTCGTGAGGAACTTGACGGGAAATATGACGCTATCTATTTTGGAAAGAGCTTATTTAACCCGGAACATCCTGTAGATAAGCCAAGTAATACTTCAGACCAAGCTCCACTGAATACCAGATATCTCGAGAATGATATAACCAATCTAAAAGCTAATGAAATTACAAGCGCTTATATCAACAAAGGACTTCCTGTTATTGTGTTCAGTGACAGCAATACAGATAACATAAGTAATAATAAGCGCGGGGCTATATATCAAGGCAAGATTTCTAATGGAAATTGGGTGCAAAACAGAGGTAAACTGTATAATCTATTCAAACCGTATTACCCATCTGTCAAAGACAATGTTATCTTTGTAAATACATCCGATATAAGTTCGTTAGATTCATTTTTGTCAAAGACAAATTTGTATGTCCGAGGTAATGTTCGCCCACAGCTTACAATGACGAATACACCTTATAATTATTCCACAAGTAGTTTAAGAAATGATCCTTTTAACGAAAGTTCTACTGCGTACAATCAACAAATTTATCATTCTGGAGATACGCTTAATTTTGATTTTAAAGTTACCAATGTAAAGAATATTGACCAACGCAACCTAGTAGCAAATCTATACATTGGTAAAGATAGCGTGCTTGCCTATGATGCAACTCAACTCGTAGATTCCGTACCAGTGAAATCATTAACAAATAACAGACTTAAGTTCACGCTGCCACATGGATACTCTGGTCTTTATTATTATAAAATCGAGTTAGTTGACCAAACGAGTGTAGGAAAATTAAAGGATATTTATACCGGCGTATTTCGACTTCAGGATCAAGCTCCTGTAATTAAGGTCCTTCAGGTCATCCCGAAGAGTCAAAAGAGCCAACAAACAAGTAGCTTATTGAAGTCTTCTAACCTTAATCAAAGCTATTTAAAAACGAAGGACTATGACATCCAAATTACTGTAACGGATTTTGAGACTTTCAATCAGACTGGCTATCAAACTTTGAATAGTATCTATGACATGTTGATCTTCGGATTTAATGATGACTATAACAAAACTTCTCGGGACTTCGGTGTAGAAGCCGCCCAAGCGATTGAGCAATTTATACAAACCGGTCAGGGTGTAATGTTTACGCATGACACGATACATAACAGTGGACCAATGTGGCTCACTTATTTCAAAGATGATACCGGACAAACAGGAGTTAACACAGAGTTTGGTAGAAATGCAAAATCGACATCTACCAAAACCAAAAAAGTCAATGAAGGCTTGCTGACACAGTTCCCGTTCTACATTAGTGACCTTACACCAACGGTTGCAGAGACCCACAGCCAAAACTTCGGACTAGACCTAGAAGACCCTAAAGTAGTTCCATGGTATACAATTGATAACAGCCTTCGAGACACTGATGACAGCTGGTACCATTATTACACGTATTCCAAAGGCAACGTAACGTACTCTGGTACAGGTCATTTATTTATTGACACAAGCCTTCGCAGCGGCGGAAGCTTTCCTGATTGGGAACAAAAATTATTAGTCAACACAATGTATCGGGCATTTATTGGTTCTAATCATAAGCCAACTTTAGAAATTCTTTCTCCTGAGCCATTTTCAAGTTCAGCTAGAAACTACATCGCTTCAAGCAGCGACATATCCGTTAGCTACAAGGCAGATGATCTAGACTTAACTGATAAGGATGTCACAACATCTATCGCATTTAAATATAAAAACAGCAATGGCTCAGATATTACTCAAACTGTATTGGATAATTTCAACTCACCTAAAGGTGAAACAATTAATAAAACATTCAGCAACCCATTAGCTGCCAGCGGTGGTGATCTTACTATCGTGGTTTCTACGAAAGATGCAAGTGGTGCGATGGAAGTAAAAGAAGTGGCTGTGAAGGTCTTATCCTCAACCCAATTAACACCGAATCGCAACATATCTTCCGAAAAAGTTGAGAAAAATGGTATCGTCACCTTGAGCTATTCGATTGACCCAACTGCTAGAAATTATAGCGCCGCCGTAGATGCAAATGATCTTACGATTACAGGTCTTCACTTTAAAGAGAAGTTTCCTGCAAATCTAGATATCATTTCTATTCCATCTGGGTTTACTAGATCAGGTTCTTTATCATCAGGTTTTACTTTAGAAGGAAACTTGCAAGACATTCCTTATAAAAAAGTCGGAAATAAGTTTGTTGCAGATAGTTCAACGTTTACAATCACGGTGAGACCGACAAAGAATGGCGACTACTCGCTCTCTAACTCGAATTTATCATACAACGACTATACTAGCGGCCAGCAAAATGTATTATTTAGCAACAAAGTAATAACAGCCTATACGAAGCTCACGTCCCTTGCTTTGTCTAATGTAACCATCGCAAAGGGCGACAAAACTAAGCTGCTGCCAACCTACGCACCAGACGATGCAACTTATCACAATAACGAGCATTTCACTTGGTCCTCAGATGCTCCTAGCATTGTGACAGTAAATAGTAATGGAGAAATTACAGGTGTGTCTGCGGGAACTGCCAAAGTGACAGCGACAGCGAATGACGGAAGTGGACTTCGAGCTACAGCTACTGTATCTGTTATTCAACCTGGACTTAACATAACTGGACCTACCGAAGTAGCAGTTAATGCAAGCATTCAGTTGCAAGCTGCCCTGGTAACAGCCAATGAAAAAGTCACTTCAATTCAATGGACTTCTTCGGATCCAACAATTGCATCATTTACAGACGGCAACAAAATTACAGGCGTTCTTGCTGGTTTGAACCCTGGAGAAGTGACAATCTCTTTAAGCATCCAAACTGATCAGGGTCATACTTATTCAGCAACTTACACAGTAAATGTCGTCAAACCATTAACGACTTTGAGCTTACAAGACAAGGTAATACGAGTTAACGAAACATCGGTATTGAGCCCTACGTTTGCTCCACTAGATGCGACGAATACTAGGTTTACTTGGAATTCAAGTGATGCGAGTACTGTTACAGTTGATAGTAATGGTAACATCAAAGGTTTGAAAACAGGCCAAGCAACCATTACAGTAAGTGCCACTGATAGCAGCGGATTGGTTGGAAAAGCTGTTGTAACAGTGAAACAGCCTACTTTCATAGTAACAGGACCCTCTTTACTAGCAGTCGGAGGATCGAACATCACCCTAGAAGGCTTATTGGACACCGCTAATGAAACGGCTACAATCGTAGATTGGAACGTTTCAGATGATGATCAGAAAAAGCCGGATTTGCTTATAACGGTGATATGA
- a CDS encoding Ig-like domain-containing protein has protein sequence MKRTLTGLYPGTVTGTVKVTTDKGNEYSSSFTVNVYAPLTSLGITDKKIRDDELGTIIPAFAPTFASNTQFNWSSTNRNVVDIDSNGKIIKLSPGTSSITIVSTDGTNLTSTANYTVIHPNVTVNGSTSANINMPFTLEALLNTVNENQKSVTWNLSDSKITTTPDGDNKLIVTGKQKGTVTGSVTITTDKDHSYTTPITVAFTIIPVSSVSIDDATIRTGETVSLPTVVLPNDASIPQLEWESNHPEIVSVDSNGNIVGNAAGEAIITTRSTDGTNTVDTAVVTVVQPTLSINGPTRLDVGGATITLSADLRTTNETPVTYEWDVPLEEQRKASFITDGDSKRILAGLLPGTVRGTVKVTTDKGNDYSSSFTVEVYAPLTSLGITDKKIRDDELGTIIPDFAPTFASNTQFNWSSTNRNVVDMDSNGKIIKLSPGTSSVTVSSTDGTNLSSTANYTVIHPSVTVNGSTSVNINTPFTLEAILDTVNENQKSVTWNLSDSKVTTTPDGDNKLIVTGKQKGTVTGSVTITTDKDHSYTTPITVALTIIPVSSVSIDDATIRTGETVSLPTVVLPNDASIPQLEWESNHPEIVSVDSNGNIVGNAAGEAIITARSTDGSNKTDTAKVVVIQPSFTIEGAKPLQIGGPDITLEAKLDSVNEVITTVTWDVSDEDKTEALFRTDGDSKRILTGNKPGEVQGTVTLKTDKNEYKASFDLTVFSLTLPDTRVDLNKTQTIVPDIQPNGAIGDSFKWEITPSDNSIASLVSDGKVKGNAVGTATVKITSLQDPAWTASANVTVIQPGIIINPVDPTDPEDQTNGLNIDGSYTVNVGEKITLQANLDTANEHAEAATWMIPANDYLSANENSDNQVEIEGKSVGQVMGSVTISTDEHDYTKQFTINVINPVQSVDIVRSGIDEEDTNQTISILKGSSVDLTAKITRSDATHDGFHWFIIQEGTTGEASFNTTYQQDVTLTTSKKGTIVVQVLVGGKSDTRKIEVTQNLTDINLPEGPIRLTVGTNNDTYDLGNELQVSPENSWKDEFMSDFVWSSDDQTIATVDHQGNVKAHAKGATTIRVKYTDGDAVLEDTVRVIVSQQFENRY, from the coding sequence ATGAAAAGAACTCTGACAGGATTGTATCCAGGAACTGTAACTGGCACAGTGAAAGTAACAACAGACAAGGGCAACGAATATTCCAGCTCGTTCACTGTTAACGTGTATGCTCCTTTAACATCATTGGGTATCACAGACAAGAAGATTCGAGATGACGAATTGGGTACTATCATCCCTGCATTCGCTCCAACCTTTGCAAGCAATACACAGTTCAATTGGAGCTCTACGAATCGCAATGTAGTGGATATTGATTCAAACGGAAAAATCATTAAGCTTAGTCCAGGTACTTCTTCCATTACTATTGTTTCAACAGATGGTACAAATTTAACAAGTACTGCAAATTACACGGTTATTCATCCGAATGTCACAGTAAATGGTTCTACATCAGCTAACATAAACATGCCATTTACTCTTGAAGCTTTATTAAATACGGTAAACGAAAATCAAAAATCGGTAACTTGGAATCTTAGTGACTCTAAAATTACAACGACACCGGACGGTGATAATAAGTTAATTGTTACTGGTAAACAGAAAGGAACGGTCACTGGTAGCGTAACGATCACAACAGATAAGGATCATTCATACACCACTCCTATTACCGTAGCGTTCACAATCATTCCTGTAAGCTCTGTATCTATCGATGATGCAACGATTAGAACTGGTGAAACAGTCTCACTGCCAACTGTGGTCTTGCCTAATGATGCGAGCATCCCTCAACTGGAGTGGGAATCGAATCATCCAGAAATCGTGAGTGTGGACTCGAATGGAAATATTGTCGGCAATGCTGCTGGTGAAGCTATCATTACTACTAGGTCAACAGATGGTACAAACACAGTTGATACGGCAGTTGTGACAGTAGTACAACCTACCCTATCAATAAACGGTCCGACTCGATTAGACGTTGGTGGGGCAACTATTACACTATCCGCGGACCTTCGGACTACGAATGAAACTCCTGTTACCTATGAATGGGATGTACCACTCGAAGAACAAAGAAAAGCAAGCTTTATCACCGACGGTGATTCCAAGAGAATACTTGCAGGATTACTTCCAGGTACGGTAAGAGGAACTGTAAAAGTAACAACAGACAAGGGCAATGATTATTCCAGTTCATTCACTGTAGAGGTGTATGCTCCATTAACATCATTAGGTATCACAGACAAGAAAATTCGAGATGATGAATTGGGTACGATCATTCCTGATTTCGCTCCAACCTTTGCAAGCAACACACAGTTTAATTGGAGCTCTACGAATCGCAATGTAGTGGACATGGATTCGAATGGAAAAATCATTAAGCTTAGTCCAGGTACTTCTTCCGTTACTGTATCTTCAACAGATGGTACAAATTTATCAAGCACAGCGAATTACACGGTTATTCATCCGAGTGTCACAGTAAATGGATCTACATCAGTTAACATCAACACTCCATTTACTCTAGAAGCTATATTAGATACAGTAAACGAAAATCAAAAATCGGTAACTTGGAATCTTAGCGACTCTAAAGTTACAACGACTCCGGACGGTGATAATAAGTTAATTGTTACTGGTAAACAGAAAGGAACGGTCACTGGTAGCGTAACGATCACAACAGATAAGGATCATTCATACACCACTCCTATTACCGTAGCGCTCACAATCATTCCTGTAAGCTCTGTATCTATCGATGATGCAACGATTAGAACTGGTGAAACAGTCTCACTGCCAACTGTGGTCTTGCCTAATGATGCAAGCATCCCTCAACTGGAGTGGGAATCGAATCATCCAGAAATCGTGAGTGTGGACTCGAATGGAAATATTGTCGGCAATGCTGCTGGTGAAGCTATCATTACTGCTAGGTCAACAGATGGAAGCAACAAAACAGATACAGCTAAAGTAGTAGTCATTCAACCTAGCTTTACTATTGAGGGAGCAAAACCGCTTCAAATCGGCGGACCAGATATCACTCTAGAAGCAAAGCTTGATTCAGTGAATGAAGTGATTACAACAGTGACATGGGACGTATCCGATGAAGATAAAACCGAGGCGTTATTTAGAACTGATGGTGATTCTAAACGAATCTTGACGGGGAATAAGCCAGGTGAAGTCCAAGGAACAGTGACTCTTAAAACGGATAAAAATGAATACAAAGCATCATTTGATCTAACTGTGTTCTCCTTGACTTTGCCGGATACGAGAGTTGATCTTAACAAAACTCAAACGATTGTACCTGACATTCAACCAAACGGCGCTATCGGCGACAGCTTTAAGTGGGAAATCACCCCTTCCGATAATTCGATAGCTAGCCTAGTGAGTGACGGAAAAGTTAAAGGAAATGCGGTTGGAACAGCTACAGTCAAGATTACATCTTTGCAGGATCCAGCTTGGACTGCATCGGCCAATGTTACTGTCATTCAACCAGGTATTATCATTAATCCAGTAGATCCAACTGATCCCGAGGATCAAACAAATGGACTAAATATTGATGGCAGTTATACGGTAAACGTAGGTGAGAAAATCACATTACAAGCGAACCTTGATACTGCAAATGAGCACGCTGAAGCCGCTACATGGATGATTCCAGCAAATGATTATCTCTCTGCTAATGAGAATTCGGACAACCAAGTTGAAATTGAAGGTAAGTCTGTAGGGCAAGTCATGGGATCGGTAACCATTTCTACGGATGAGCATGACTACACCAAACAATTCACAATTAACGTAATTAATCCCGTCCAATCAGTAGATATAGTTAGAAGTGGTATCGATGAAGAAGACACCAATCAAACGATTTCCATTCTGAAGGGCAGCTCCGTAGATCTGACTGCAAAAATCACACGATCGGATGCGACCCATGATGGCTTCCACTGGTTTATTATTCAGGAAGGAACAACAGGTGAAGCGTCATTCAATACTACGTACCAACAAGATGTAACCCTAACCACCTCAAAGAAAGGAACCATCGTCGTTCAAGTGTTGGTAGGTGGTAAATCTGATACTAGAAAAATTGAAGTTACTCAGAATTTGACAGACATCAATTTACCTGAAGGGCCTATTCGCCTAACTGTCGGAACCAACAATGACACCTATGATCTAGGTAATGAATTGCAGGTCTCCCCTGAAAACAGTTGGAAAGATGAGTTCATGTCTGATTTTGTTTGGTCATCTGATGATCAAACAATTGCCACTGTAGATCACCAAGGAAATGTTAAGGCTCATGCAAAAGGAGCTACAACAATTCGAGTCAAATACACAGATGGAGATGCTGTATTAGAAGACACTGTCAGAGTTATTGTTTCACAGCAATTTGAAAACAGATATTAA
- a CDS encoding PilW family protein: MKRFANVLKQEQGFSLIELIATLSILSLVIGGIYGVISFGFKAYNKVTVENSLRDEADILMSSIMTQLYTYGPDLVTSIANENGIEMERTDPLDGNTLPAKQIKIQNHALYIMDSSEVESSGKIGDLKSELADGSSIELDCGNATSCRDGLIAVTLVLEQIDQQGQKHQLQMESRFGF, translated from the coding sequence ATGAAAAGATTCGCTAATGTTCTTAAACAAGAACAGGGTTTTTCTCTAATTGAATTAATAGCTACTTTGTCGATTCTTTCACTTGTTATTGGAGGAATCTATGGTGTAATTTCATTCGGATTTAAAGCTTACAACAAAGTAACCGTGGAGAATTCATTGAGGGATGAAGCAGATATATTAATGTCTTCCATCATGACTCAGTTATATACGTATGGACCTGATCTTGTAACATCGATTGCTAATGAGAATGGAATTGAAATGGAGCGTACAGATCCTTTAGACGGTAACACACTTCCTGCCAAGCAGATCAAAATACAGAATCATGCGCTTTACATTATGGATTCTTCAGAAGTTGAGTCTTCAGGAAAAATAGGGGACTTAAAGTCGGAATTAGCTGATGGCTCTTCCATTGAACTAGATTGCGGGAATGCAACAAGCTGCAGAGACGGGCTCATTGCTGTTACGTTGGTTCTTGAACAAATTGACCAGCAGGGCCAAAAGCATCAGTTACAAATGGAAAGTAGATTTGGTTTCTAG
- a CDS encoding type IV pilus modification PilV family protein: MRRKLDGEEGFTLIEVLAATVILSVVSLAMMAFFLQAMSYNKSNQNKTVMVNLARNALFYMEKQRFSDVADYFASNEVEHRGENAYITVNDCNLVAESLSCTNGNKVPLLNRFQGIYNVLHPQVNGRTYDITVTYQSNLEKNNANVSQYLIPIQVSVQTLNADNSLRNQTVVEGYVLDEKIR, encoded by the coding sequence ATGAGAAGGAAATTGGATGGTGAAGAAGGGTTTACGCTGATTGAGGTTTTGGCCGCTACGGTGATTTTGTCGGTGGTGAGCTTGGCCATGATGGCGTTCTTCTTGCAGGCAATGTCTTATAATAAAAGCAATCAAAATAAAACGGTAATGGTTAACCTAGCCAGAAATGCTTTGTTCTATATGGAAAAGCAGCGGTTCAGCGATGTAGCGGATTATTTTGCAAGTAACGAAGTTGAACATCGTGGAGAAAATGCTTACATCACAGTAAACGATTGTAACCTGGTTGCAGAATCTTTGAGCTGTACCAATGGTAACAAGGTGCCACTATTGAATCGATTTCAAGGAATCTATAACGTTCTTCACCCACAAGTAAATGGAAGAACCTATGATATTACCGTGACTTATCAGAGTAATTTAGAAAAAAATAATGCGAATGTCAGCCAATATTTAATTCCTATTCAAGTTTCCGTTCAAACCTTAAATGCTGATAATAGCTTGCGAAATCAAACCGTAGTAGAAGGGTATGTTTTGGATGAAAAGATTCGCTAA
- a CDS encoding metal-dependent hydrolase produces MTHSLPALVVWPVILSVPLAAIFGVWDHVVSLFLWTMAAVVFHVFLDLFNVYGVQCFRPFSKKWNHLDTLCLYEPFLFGVHAIGAIAWISGLVTGHMTGWMFAWMYALTFIYIGIRYLQRKALIRMIKWQLQREGQCHVIPGLHWFRWHFVLEQDERFYIGMIHRSKVEVQEEYEKADGNQVNMHPIVKATMSTDGVRSFLHFAQRVHVCWKEKQDGYEVQWRDVRFWHNHKLPFGVDVRLDRDMNVVSDTLGWNKKAWDPPYV; encoded by the coding sequence GTGACGCATTCACTGCCTGCACTCGTGGTCTGGCCGGTGATACTAAGTGTCCCCCTTGCGGCCATCTTTGGTGTATGGGATCATGTTGTGAGCTTGTTTCTTTGGACCATGGCGGCGGTTGTTTTTCATGTATTTTTGGATCTCTTCAACGTATATGGTGTTCAGTGCTTCCGCCCATTTTCAAAAAAATGGAACCATCTAGATACGCTTTGTCTTTACGAGCCGTTTTTGTTTGGCGTTCACGCAATAGGGGCTATTGCTTGGATAAGCGGCCTTGTTACAGGACATATGACCGGATGGATGTTTGCTTGGATGTATGCGTTAACTTTTATATATATAGGGATCCGCTATCTTCAACGCAAAGCGCTGATCCGAATGATCAAGTGGCAGCTCCAGAGAGAAGGGCAGTGTCATGTGATTCCAGGCTTGCACTGGTTTCGCTGGCATTTTGTACTGGAGCAAGACGAGCGTTTCTACATCGGCATGATTCATCGAAGCAAGGTAGAGGTACAAGAGGAGTATGAGAAAGCAGACGGTAATCAGGTGAATATGCATCCGATCGTGAAAGCGACCATGAGCACAGACGGTGTGCGATCCTTTCTGCATTTTGCCCAACGAGTCCATGTGTGCTGGAAGGAGAAGCAAGATGGCTACGAAGTGCAGTGGAGGGACGTTCGCTTCTGGCACAACCATAAGCTGCCCTTCGGCGTTGATGTGAGGCTTGACCGTGATATGAACGTAGTGAGTGACACGCTAGGTTGGAATAAAAAGGCGTGGGACCCGCCTTATGTGTAG
- a CDS encoding metal-dependent hydrolase, protein MDTGSHLLFGVTLAGLACLEPAIVHEPALAHAILAGTLIGSHAPDFDTVTRLKGVLLRT, encoded by the coding sequence ATGGATACAGGCAGCCACTTATTGTTTGGAGTGACTCTTGCCGGTTTAGCTTGCTTAGAGCCTGCGATTGTGCATGAGCCTGCACTAGCCCATGCCATACTGGCCGGTACACTGATCGGCTCCCATGCTCCGGACTTCGATACCGTAACAAGATTGAAGGGGGTACTTCTACGTACGTAA
- a CDS encoding lysophospholipid acyltransferase family protein, which produces MYEFIGRLTADSHAKRLVSLLCKWIPRWLQAGFCQTMGRLLWWMASDATRARIQRNMTDLLAYSDAGIIQSVSRQYFANLALTMYEILIGSDRLGKEGTGWFDVQGEENLEQALFVPNRNTGCIVYTPHVGNFFYYYWYLSRRYDCLTVASAGSQELYPLYRKFQQMGCNGLDYDSTPPLEMYRTLKRHLAGGGIVFILGDFWRPNFPLSKLFGRTTRTPEGAAMLGLTDQVPIVPFYGYRTGLFRHQMIFEKPVHLYEMFHRNQKSEANLLLNGFMEKVIKEHPSEWFYWFNADERWESETKEQQEQQEQQEQQEQQEQQEQQVPELAV; this is translated from the coding sequence GTGTATGAATTCATAGGCAGACTGACTGCCGATTCACATGCAAAGCGATTGGTTTCATTGCTTTGCAAATGGATACCAAGGTGGCTGCAAGCCGGGTTCTGCCAAACAATGGGCAGGTTGCTATGGTGGATGGCAAGTGACGCCACGCGAGCTCGGATTCAGCGAAATATGACGGATTTGTTAGCCTATTCAGATGCGGGAATCATTCAAAGCGTGAGCAGGCAGTATTTCGCAAATCTGGCATTAACCATGTATGAGATCTTGATCGGTTCGGATCGTTTGGGAAAAGAAGGAACGGGTTGGTTCGATGTCCAGGGCGAAGAGAATCTGGAGCAAGCATTGTTTGTCCCAAATCGCAATACCGGATGCATCGTGTATACACCTCATGTAGGGAATTTTTTCTATTACTATTGGTACTTGTCCAGACGGTATGATTGCTTGACTGTTGCCTCCGCAGGGAGTCAGGAGTTGTATCCGTTATACCGTAAATTTCAGCAGATGGGCTGCAATGGATTGGACTACGATAGTACCCCTCCGCTTGAGATGTACCGAACTTTAAAACGTCATCTAGCTGGGGGAGGTATCGTCTTTATCCTCGGAGACTTTTGGCGTCCGAACTTCCCGTTATCGAAGTTGTTTGGCAGAACGACTCGAACGCCAGAAGGCGCCGCGATGCTGGGGCTAACGGATCAAGTGCCGATCGTCCCTTTTTATGGATACCGCACCGGCTTATTTCGTCATCAAATGATCTTTGAAAAACCAGTACATCTTTATGAGATGTTTCATCGCAATCAGAAAAGTGAAGCAAATCTGCTGCTTAACGGCTTTATGGAGAAGGTTATTAAGGAACATCCTTCCGAGTGGTTCTATTGGTTTAACGCAGATGAGCGCTGGGAATCGGAGACGAAAGAGCAACAAGAGCAACAAGAGCAACAAGAGCAACAAGAGCAACAAGAGCAACAAGAGCAACAAGTCCCTGAACTCGCAGTTTAA
- a CDS encoding GNAT family N-acetyltransferase — translation MIHGQAQSAQQHSNLQVRLAIGSNELEQALRLRYQIFVEEEQNSLLKNDEGLETDSYDAYCDHLIVKDLDTDQVVGTYRLLPGDRVLGSIGFYSETEFDLRTYEAYKAKTLELGRSCVHPAYRGGRAIQLLWEGIATYIAERDYTNLIGCASVHVSSLQELNLMYTLLRHKQMITDQYGIQPLPTHRIHGLRMLDTAIDEKMLFRSLPPLMKGYGWLGAEIGGEPAYDELFDTVDYLIILQKDRVTKRYRKHFLKQ, via the coding sequence ATGATTCACGGTCAGGCTCAATCGGCACAGCAGCATTCCAATTTGCAAGTACGTTTAGCAATCGGATCCAACGAACTGGAGCAAGCACTGCGGCTGAGGTATCAAATTTTTGTGGAAGAAGAACAAAATTCTCTTTTGAAAAATGATGAAGGCTTGGAAACGGATTCGTACGATGCATACTGTGATCACTTGATTGTCAAGGATTTGGACACCGATCAGGTTGTTGGTACTTATAGACTGCTGCCGGGCGACAGAGTACTTGGGTCCATTGGATTTTACTCGGAGACGGAATTTGATTTACGTACATATGAAGCCTACAAAGCAAAAACCTTAGAGCTCGGACGAAGCTGCGTACATCCCGCATACCGGGGAGGCAGAGCCATTCAGCTGTTGTGGGAAGGGATTGCTACATATATCGCAGAGCGAGATTATACCAACCTGATTGGCTGCGCCAGTGTCCATGTTAGCAGTTTGCAGGAGCTGAACTTAATGTACACGCTGCTTCGACACAAACAAATGATCACGGATCAATACGGAATTCAACCCCTGCCTACGCACAGGATTCATGGGTTACGGATGTTGGATACGGCTATTGATGAAAAGATGCTGTTTCGATCCCTTCCGCCGCTCATGAAAGGGTATGGATGGCTTGGCGCTGAGATCGGTGGAGAACCGGCCTATGATGAGCTTTTTGATACGGTTGATTATTTGATTATTTTGCAAAAAGACCGTGTAACCAAACGCTACAGAAAACACTTTTTAAAACAATAA